One genomic window of uncultured Erythrobacter sp. includes the following:
- a CDS encoding NADH-quinone oxidoreductase subunit M yields the protein MEGFPILTIMMLVPFVGALACLFAGNAARPIALGATLITFVLGCMLWANYEIGGAQWQFTERAELFAGFSYALGIDGIALMLIMLSVFLMPICILASWTSITKRVGEYMGAFLLMEVLMIGIFAAQDIFLFYIFFEASLIPMYLIIGVWGGDNRIYASYKFFLYTLFGSVLMLIAMFWMVAEAGTSDIPTLMQYNFPPGAQTWLWLAFFASFAVKVPMWPFHTWLPDAHVQAPTAGSVILAGVLLKLGGYGFIRFSLPMFPEASAQFAWFVFILSMIAVVYTSLVALVQHDMKKLIAYSSVAHMAIVTVGLFAFNVQGLEGAMIVMLSHGLVSGALFLCVGVIYDRLHTREIDRYGGLSINMPYYALFFLLFTMASIGLPGTSGFVGEFLSLAGIYQTSTLVALISTTGIILGAAYMLYLYRRVAFGGQKNEDAAAMADISPREWAMMAPIAAVVLWMGVYPESFLAPMRSDIAALDARIASAAPQSDSQLEVGTPRAEIANAVEHTDHHGDDLPAEREYSEGGEH from the coding sequence ATGGAAGGCTTCCCCATCCTCACTATCATGATGCTCGTGCCGTTTGTCGGTGCGCTCGCATGTCTCTTCGCAGGCAACGCTGCGCGGCCAATTGCATTAGGTGCGACGCTGATCACTTTCGTGCTCGGTTGCATGCTTTGGGCAAATTACGAGATCGGCGGCGCACAGTGGCAATTCACCGAGCGGGCCGAGCTATTCGCAGGCTTCAGCTACGCTCTTGGCATCGACGGGATCGCGCTGATGCTGATCATGCTGAGCGTGTTCCTTATGCCGATCTGCATTCTCGCCAGCTGGACTTCGATCACCAAGCGGGTTGGCGAATATATGGGCGCGTTCCTGCTGATGGAGGTGCTGATGATCGGCATCTTCGCGGCGCAGGATATCTTTCTGTTCTACATCTTCTTCGAAGCTAGCCTGATCCCGATGTACCTGATCATCGGTGTGTGGGGCGGGGATAATCGTATCTACGCGAGCTATAAGTTCTTCCTCTACACGCTGTTCGGCTCGGTACTTATGCTGATCGCAATGTTCTGGATGGTCGCCGAAGCGGGCACGTCCGACATTCCGACGCTTATGCAGTACAACTTCCCGCCGGGCGCGCAGACTTGGCTGTGGTTGGCGTTCTTCGCGAGTTTTGCGGTGAAGGTGCCGATGTGGCCGTTCCACACCTGGCTGCCCGATGCGCACGTTCAGGCACCAACTGCAGGGTCCGTGATCTTGGCTGGCGTGCTGCTGAAACTGGGCGGCTACGGTTTCATCCGTTTCAGCCTGCCGATGTTCCCCGAGGCGAGCGCGCAGTTCGCCTGGTTCGTCTTCATCCTGTCGATGATTGCGGTGGTCTACACCTCGCTCGTCGCGCTGGTTCAGCACGATATGAAAAAGCTGATCGCCTATTCCAGCGTCGCTCACATGGCGATTGTCACCGTGGGCCTGTTCGCTTTCAACGTGCAGGGTCTTGAGGGCGCGATGATCGTCATGCTCTCGCACGGTCTGGTTTCAGGCGCGCTCTTCCTGTGTGTCGGTGTAATCTATGATCGCCTGCATACGCGCGAGATCGACCGCTATGGCGGGCTTAGCATCAACATGCCTTACTACGCGCTGTTCTTCCTGCTGTTCACCATGGCGAGCATCGGCTTGCCGGGGACGAGCGGGTTCGTGGGTGAGTTCCTGTCGCTGGCGGGCATCTATCAGACCTCGACCCTTGTAGCTTTGATCTCCACCACCGGGATTATCCTAGGAGCGGCCTACATGCTGTATCTGTACCGCCGTGTCGCGTTCGGCGGTCAGAAGAACGAGGATGCTGCGGCGATGGCCGACATTTCCCCGCGTGAGTGGGCCATGATGGCGCCAATCGCTGCGGTAGTGCTCTGGATGGGCGTTTATCCGGAGAGTTTCCTGGCTCCAATGCGCTCCGACATCGCGGCGCTCGATGCACGGATCGCTTCGGCGGCTCCTCAGAGCGATAGCCAGCTTGAAGTTGGCACGCCTCGCGCAGAGATCGCCAACGCCGTCGAACACACTGACCACCATGGAGACGATTTGCCCGCCGAACGAGAATATTCGGAAGGAGGCGAGCACTAA
- a CDS encoding Hpt domain-containing protein yields MVYEAGALDATLAAAAGDDAALMRELRVAFVESAAKQLDLLKRSRCDGNWNVAAMRLKGLAASFHAEDLLIAAENALDSAPGEPAAIRNIEHVLDGFSGKRPF; encoded by the coding sequence ATGGTCTATGAAGCAGGTGCACTCGACGCGACTTTAGCTGCCGCTGCAGGCGACGATGCTGCGCTGATGCGCGAGCTGCGCGTCGCCTTTGTGGAAAGCGCTGCGAAGCAGCTCGATCTGCTGAAGCGGTCACGCTGCGATGGCAATTGGAACGTCGCAGCGATGCGGCTCAAAGGCCTCGCTGCCAGCTTTCACGCGGAAGATCTTTTGATCGCAGCCGAGAACGCTCTGGATTCCGCTCCGGGCGAACCAGCGGCAATACGCAATATCGAGCATGTGCTCGATGGCTTTTCGGGCAAGCGTCCCTTCTGA
- a CDS encoding ribonuclease J: MKKNYTPENELLFLALGGSGEIGMNVNLYGCDGKWLMVDLGMTFSGNEYPGVDLVFADLEFIEERTKDLLGIVLTHAHEDHIGAVPYFAGELGVPLYATPFTADLVARKLEEAGLLGEVEINIIEEDHGKIDIGPFTVTYLPLAHSIAEGNALLIETPYGKVFHTGDWKLDEEPIIGEPTTEEELRAIGDDGVLALVCDSTNVFNPSPSGSEGAVHRGLMDEVAKHSGKRVLVTTFASNVARLQTLGEVARETGRQLCVAGRSLDRIIEVAQDNGYLADFPKPVDFDTAMGLPRGEVLILATGGQGEPRAALSRIADENHPLELTRGDVVLFSSRQIPGNEISIGKVQNALAARGITMVTDRQSMIHVSGHPGRPELEALYSWLKPEVLVPVHGEMRHMLEQGRLGKECQIPHAVVQGNGDIVRLAPGDPGRIAQIHSGRLILDGDIISPADGEAIAMRRRIAHEGVMVVVLARGEQPFIEALGLPLDEDMPEFIEETQGDILKAIGKLKGKDARDPAAVHEAARLAARRAARRWAGKSPQVRVVMPGAAN; the protein is encoded by the coding sequence GTGAAAAAGAACTACACTCCTGAAAACGAGCTGCTTTTCCTTGCGCTGGGCGGTTCAGGGGAGATTGGCATGAACGTCAATCTCTATGGCTGCGACGGCAAATGGTTGATGGTCGATCTCGGCATGACTTTCTCCGGGAATGAATATCCCGGCGTTGACCTCGTCTTTGCCGACCTCGAATTCATCGAAGAACGCACCAAAGACTTGCTCGGTATCGTGCTGACCCACGCACACGAGGACCATATTGGCGCGGTGCCATACTTTGCAGGTGAGCTCGGCGTGCCACTCTATGCGACGCCGTTCACCGCTGACTTGGTCGCGCGCAAACTGGAAGAAGCGGGGCTGCTCGGCGAGGTTGAAATCAACATCATCGAGGAAGATCACGGCAAGATCGATATCGGGCCATTCACGGTCACGTATCTCCCGCTGGCGCACTCGATTGCCGAGGGCAACGCGCTGCTGATCGAAACGCCGTATGGCAAGGTGTTCCACACGGGTGATTGGAAGCTCGACGAAGAGCCGATTATTGGCGAACCGACCACCGAAGAGGAATTGCGCGCGATTGGCGATGACGGAGTGCTCGCGCTGGTGTGCGATTCCACCAATGTGTTCAATCCAAGTCCTTCCGGCTCGGAGGGAGCCGTGCATCGCGGGCTGATGGATGAGGTCGCCAAACACTCTGGCAAGCGCGTGCTCGTCACGACCTTCGCCAGCAATGTCGCGCGCCTTCAGACGCTTGGCGAGGTCGCACGCGAAACCGGCCGGCAGCTATGCGTGGCGGGGCGCTCGCTCGACCGCATTATCGAGGTGGCGCAGGACAACGGATATCTCGCCGACTTCCCGAAGCCAGTGGATTTCGACACAGCAATGGGCCTGCCGCGCGGCGAAGTTTTGATCCTTGCAACAGGAGGGCAGGGCGAACCCCGAGCGGCGCTGTCACGGATCGCGGACGAGAACCACCCGTTGGAGCTCACGCGCGGCGATGTGGTGCTGTTTTCCTCGCGCCAGATACCGGGCAATGAAATCTCGATCGGCAAAGTCCAGAATGCACTTGCAGCGCGCGGCATTACTATGGTGACCGACCGCCAGAGCATGATCCACGTGTCCGGGCATCCAGGACGGCCTGAGCTAGAAGCGCTGTATAGCTGGCTGAAGCCGGAAGTGCTTGTGCCGGTCCATGGCGAAATGCGCCACATGCTGGAGCAGGGGCGGCTTGGTAAGGAATGCCAGATCCCCCATGCAGTGGTGCAGGGGAATGGCGATATCGTGCGGCTCGCGCCCGGTGATCCGGGGCGAATTGCGCAGATACACAGTGGCCGTCTGATCCTGGATGGTGACATAATCTCACCCGCCGATGGTGAAGCGATCGCCATGCGCCGACGTATTGCCCACGAGGGCGTGATGGTCGTGGTTTTGGCACGCGGAGAGCAGCCGTTTATTGAAGCGCTGGGCTTGCCACTGGACGAAGACATGCCCGAATTCATTGAGGAAACGCAGGGTGACATCCTCAAGGCGATTGGCAAACTCAAGGGCAAGGACGCGCGCGATCCTGCAGCGGTGCATGAAGCGGCACGGCTAGCAGCACGGCGCGCCGCTCGGCGCTGGGCGGGCAAGAGCCCTCAGGTTCGCGTGGTCATGCCGGGAGCGGCAAACTGA
- a CDS encoding DUF1467 family protein, producing MQITSIIAIYFLIWVMTAFVMLPFGVRTAEEAGIEKVPGQAESAPVSFKPGKLMIRATLIATVLTTLFVLNYEYGWVGVDDIDILPEPDPQIGPRD from the coding sequence ATGCAGATCACGTCGATAATTGCGATCTACTTTCTGATTTGGGTGATGACTGCGTTTGTGATGCTGCCATTCGGCGTGCGCACGGCGGAGGAAGCAGGGATCGAGAAAGTGCCGGGGCAGGCGGAAAGCGCACCTGTAAGCTTCAAGCCAGGCAAGCTGATGATCCGCGCCACACTGATCGCGACCGTTCTGACCACGCTGTTTGTGCTCAACTACGAGTATGGTTGGGTTGGTGTCGACGACATCGACATCCTGCCCGAACCTGACCCGCAGATTGGTCCCAGAGACTGA
- the nuoN gene encoding NADH-quinone oxidoreductase subunit NuoN has translation MDFVASFVLIAPELQLTVAALVFLLIAAWAGDKAARGLTAAAAAVLFVAGLSLIPALHTGVDGPDTLAFGGLLKVDSFALFAKALIYLAGIACLLVAPQFFDSEAAGVERGMRAEYPVLVLFAIVGMSIMVSANDFMALYLGLELNSLAAYVLASILRRDTRSAEAGLKYFVLGALASGILLYGMSLLYGFTGGTDFGVVREGLTGELATGALFGLIFVMAGLAFKIAAVPFHMWTPDVYEGAPTPVTAFFSTAPKVAAVALTARVVFDVFGEQVLAWQQIVMFTALASIVFGALGAIGQENLKRLLAYSSINNVGFILLGLAVANEAGASAMLVYLFIYVAMSLGSFVALLMLRSESGDLYETFADIKGLAVTRPVIAWSLLLLMFSLAGIPPLLGFYSKFVVFQATVEAGLIAFAAIAIGASVIGAFYYIKFVKVMFFDEPAGVVTGKSGVAHWVLLILTVTIISPLGYFLTPSLTDLADKAAGALFMAV, from the coding sequence ATGGATTTCGTCGCCAGTTTCGTATTGATTGCGCCCGAACTGCAACTGACCGTTGCGGCTCTGGTCTTCCTGTTGATCGCCGCTTGGGCCGGAGACAAGGCGGCACGCGGCCTGACAGCCGCCGCTGCGGCCGTGCTGTTCGTCGCCGGTCTTTCGCTGATTCCAGCATTGCACACCGGCGTTGACGGTCCTGATACGCTCGCATTTGGCGGGCTGCTCAAGGTCGATAGCTTCGCTCTGTTCGCCAAGGCTCTGATCTATCTCGCCGGGATCGCGTGCCTTTTGGTCGCACCGCAATTTTTCGACAGCGAGGCTGCCGGGGTGGAGCGCGGGATGCGCGCAGAATACCCGGTGCTCGTCTTGTTCGCGATCGTCGGCATGAGCATCATGGTATCGGCAAACGACTTCATGGCGCTGTATCTCGGGCTCGAACTCAACAGTCTGGCGGCGTATGTCCTCGCATCAATCCTGCGGCGCGACACGCGTTCGGCCGAAGCCGGTCTGAAATATTTCGTCCTCGGTGCGCTCGCATCCGGTATCCTGCTGTACGGGATGAGCCTGCTTTACGGCTTTACCGGCGGCACCGATTTTGGCGTTGTTCGTGAGGGGCTAACCGGTGAGTTGGCAACCGGTGCATTGTTCGGTCTGATCTTCGTGATGGCGGGCCTCGCGTTCAAGATCGCTGCCGTGCCGTTCCATATGTGGACGCCGGACGTCTACGAAGGCGCTCCCACGCCCGTGACCGCATTCTTTTCGACCGCTCCCAAAGTGGCCGCCGTCGCGCTAACCGCACGTGTCGTGTTCGACGTGTTCGGCGAGCAGGTTCTCGCGTGGCAGCAGATCGTGATGTTCACCGCGCTCGCTTCGATCGTATTCGGTGCACTCGGCGCGATTGGGCAGGAAAATCTCAAACGCCTGCTCGCCTATTCCTCGATCAACAATGTCGGCTTCATCCTGCTGGGCCTTGCCGTCGCCAATGAAGCGGGCGCGAGTGCGATGCTGGTGTACCTGTTCATCTATGTCGCCATGAGCCTCGGCAGCTTTGTCGCCCTGCTAATGCTGCGCAGCGAGAGCGGCGATCTCTACGAGACCTTCGCCGATATCAAGGGACTTGCGGTTACCCGGCCAGTAATCGCCTGGAGCCTGTTGCTGCTGATGTTCAGCCTTGCCGGCATCCCGCCGCTGCTTGGCTTCTACAGCAAGTTCGTGGTGTTCCAGGCAACGGTTGAAGCGGGCCTGATCGCCTTCGCAGCCATTGCCATCGGTGCCAGTGTGATCGGCGCGTTCTACTACATCAAGTTCGTCAAGGTGATGTTCTTCGACGAACCAGCAGGCGTCGTCACCGGCAAAAGCGGCGTCGCGCATTGGGTGCTTCTGATCCTGACCGTCACGATCATCTCCCCGCTCGGATACTTCCTGACGCCGTCGCTCACCGACCTCGCCGACAAGGCAGCTGGCGCTTTGTTTATGGCGGTGTAA
- a CDS encoding type III pantothenate kinase, with protein sequence MLLAADVGNTNVVFALFEPDGEGGYTIRARWRIATDPRRTGDEYAVWLLQLLKIEGVEREDIKQLIFASVVPRADHNLTVLSQKYFGITPLFAGQGKAAWQFEIDVDQPSSLGADRALNILAAHHKYGGDLIVIDFGTATKFEAIDFNGTYKGGSIAPGINLSLDALVGKTAKLPRIAIRAPESISVIGRNTEDQMLIGVFWGYVAMMEGVVERMKSEIGRPAKVVATGGLAILFDDATDIFDHVDADLTIKGLGILAAQAAG encoded by the coding sequence ATGCTGCTTGCTGCTGATGTCGGAAACACCAATGTCGTGTTCGCGCTGTTCGAACCGGACGGGGAGGGCGGCTACACCATCCGCGCACGCTGGCGGATTGCGACCGACCCGCGCCGAACAGGTGATGAATATGCGGTGTGGCTGCTCCAATTGCTCAAGATCGAAGGGGTCGAGCGTGAGGATATCAAGCAACTCATCTTCGCATCGGTCGTGCCGCGCGCTGATCACAATCTGACGGTCCTGTCGCAGAAGTATTTCGGGATTACCCCGCTGTTTGCTGGACAGGGCAAGGCGGCCTGGCAGTTCGAGATCGATGTCGATCAGCCCAGCTCGCTGGGCGCTGACCGCGCGCTCAATATCCTCGCCGCACATCACAAATATGGCGGCGACCTGATCGTCATCGACTTCGGCACGGCGACCAAGTTCGAGGCGATCGATTTCAACGGCACTTACAAAGGCGGCTCGATCGCGCCTGGCATTAACCTCTCGCTTGATGCGCTGGTGGGCAAAACCGCAAAACTGCCACGCATCGCGATCCGCGCTCCCGAAAGCATAAGCGTGATCGGTCGAAACACCGAAGACCAGATGCTGATCGGGGTGTTCTGGGGCTATGTTGCAATGATGGAAGGGGTCGTCGAACGGATGAAGTCCGAAATTGGTCGGCCCGCAAAGGTTGTAGCCACCGGCGGGCTCGCCATATTGTTCGATGACGCGACAGACATTTTTGACCATGTCGATGCTGATCTGACAATCAAAGGGCTTGGTATTCTCGCTGCACAAGCAGCGGGTTGA
- a CDS encoding ATPase: MTGGNHIRAIGDETAQETHTDTAAEADVSPGTERPASSDASLADAVVGYEEEELNLEEYEETPASDKAWLAPAIAIGVIVLWTVFYGWAMQDQLLAASTAAPSEWARWIIDWSVPVLLVGVGYLLFLRNSRAEATRFASTAALLSQESAELENRLTIVNRELSLAREFLASQSLELESLGRIASERISTHAGELQKLIKDNGAQVDKIGTTSETALGNMTKLRDDLPVVANSARDVSNQIGNAGRTAQDQVDKLVAGFERLNEFGSASETQVTSLGHRVGNVLSEFEGQLARIEQLVSGRFKELSENADEYRSTINDAETEALSAMNERIILLQSETKAISAKLREAEGEAMEQVQARKTKVHEGVLEMLQGLDRVDRDAVAATKERIAQTNEQIDHFDAKLAQRDIKFQEEIARRQDEFETREAQSTEVLAQRLAELDESLAERREAQTAETEKLVSHSKAMGEQLGELNELIDRIAAASETTRTSLGEGLGSLEEQLASKREALAQTETQLGDLTEASIRLLEIIQSGAKQSREDLPEAIKTASTELEGVEGRAIELKGMMLQTSEHGGELSEYLIKTRDEIDSTDTSLQTLQTQLSEQAEDTLAKLQGLRGGFERLTGDSERFANETQGQLREALSTLEAATESAFQALDTGAREKVSALAGSIGEEAVESLERSLRNETAETIGALEQAAAHASGVGREATIQLRDQLSMVNELTGNLEQRVARARELAEEQVNNDFARRMALITDSLNSNAIDITNALATEVSDTAWDAYLKGDRGIFTRRAVRLIDSGESREIADLYQSDESFKANVSRYIHDFEAMLRSMLSTRDGNALSVTVLGSDMGKLYVVLAQSIERFRK; this comes from the coding sequence ATGACCGGAGGAAATCATATTCGCGCCATTGGCGACGAAACCGCCCAGGAAACGCACACCGACACGGCAGCCGAGGCCGACGTCTCGCCCGGAACGGAGCGGCCTGCTAGCAGCGATGCATCTCTTGCCGATGCTGTAGTTGGTTATGAAGAAGAGGAGCTAAATCTCGAAGAGTACGAGGAAACTCCAGCATCCGACAAAGCGTGGCTCGCACCCGCCATTGCGATCGGGGTCATTGTTCTTTGGACGGTCTTCTATGGCTGGGCGATGCAGGACCAACTGCTCGCCGCAAGCACCGCAGCACCCAGCGAATGGGCTCGCTGGATCATCGATTGGTCGGTGCCTGTCCTGCTTGTTGGGGTCGGCTACCTGTTGTTTCTGCGCAACTCTCGCGCCGAAGCGACCCGTTTTGCATCGACTGCGGCGCTGCTCAGCCAGGAAAGTGCGGAGTTAGAGAATCGGCTAACGATTGTTAACCGCGAGCTCAGTCTGGCCCGCGAATTTCTGGCGTCGCAGTCGCTTGAATTGGAGTCACTCGGCCGCATCGCGAGCGAGCGGATTTCTACTCACGCGGGTGAATTGCAGAAGCTGATCAAGGACAACGGCGCGCAAGTCGACAAGATCGGCACCACCAGCGAGACAGCGCTCGGCAACATGACAAAGCTGCGCGACGACCTGCCTGTGGTCGCGAACTCGGCACGCGATGTGTCAAACCAGATCGGCAATGCCGGACGAACCGCACAGGATCAGGTCGACAAATTGGTCGCTGGGTTCGAGCGCTTGAACGAGTTTGGCAGCGCCAGTGAGACGCAGGTTACTTCCCTGGGGCATCGCGTAGGCAACGTTCTGAGCGAGTTTGAGGGGCAGCTGGCCCGTATCGAGCAACTGGTTTCCGGGCGCTTCAAAGAGCTGTCGGAAAACGCGGATGAATACCGCTCGACAATCAATGATGCGGAAACCGAAGCACTCTCGGCCATGAATGAGCGCATCATCCTGCTCCAGAGCGAGACAAAGGCGATTTCCGCCAAGTTGCGCGAAGCCGAAGGTGAAGCCATGGAGCAGGTGCAGGCCCGCAAGACCAAGGTCCACGAAGGTGTGCTGGAAATGCTGCAGGGTCTGGACCGAGTGGACCGGGATGCCGTCGCAGCGACCAAAGAGCGCATTGCCCAAACCAATGAGCAGATCGATCACTTCGACGCCAAGCTTGCCCAGCGCGATATCAAATTCCAGGAAGAAATTGCCCGGCGTCAGGACGAGTTCGAAACGCGTGAAGCGCAATCGACCGAGGTGCTTGCTCAGCGCCTTGCCGAACTCGACGAGTCATTGGCCGAGCGCCGCGAAGCGCAGACCGCTGAAACGGAGAAACTTGTCTCTCACAGCAAAGCGATGGGCGAGCAGCTCGGCGAGCTCAATGAATTGATCGACCGGATCGCGGCAGCGAGCGAAACCACGCGGACCAGCCTTGGCGAAGGGCTTGGTTCTCTTGAAGAACAGCTTGCTTCCAAGCGCGAGGCACTAGCCCAGACCGAAACACAATTGGGGGATCTGACCGAAGCCAGCATCCGGCTGTTGGAGATCATCCAATCGGGCGCGAAGCAAAGCCGTGAGGACCTCCCGGAAGCCATCAAGACAGCGTCAACTGAGCTGGAAGGTGTCGAGGGCCGGGCGATCGAGCTTAAGGGCATGATGCTCCAGACAAGCGAGCACGGCGGCGAATTGAGCGAATACCTGATCAAAACCCGCGATGAGATCGATAGCACCGATACGTCGCTCCAAACCCTGCAGACGCAGCTTAGCGAGCAAGCGGAAGACACTCTGGCCAAGTTGCAAGGGCTCCGCGGTGGATTCGAGCGGCTGACTGGCGATAGCGAACGGTTTGCCAACGAAACGCAGGGTCAACTGCGCGAGGCCCTCTCAACGCTCGAGGCTGCGACAGAATCGGCCTTCCAAGCGCTCGACACGGGCGCGCGCGAGAAGGTCTCCGCGCTGGCCGGCTCCATTGGTGAAGAGGCCGTTGAGTCGCTTGAGCGCTCACTGCGGAACGAAACCGCCGAGACCATCGGTGCACTCGAACAAGCAGCCGCCCACGCTTCAGGCGTCGGACGGGAAGCTACAATCCAGCTGCGTGATCAACTTTCGATGGTGAATGAGTTGACGGGCAACCTAGAGCAACGCGTCGCCCGCGCCCGTGAACTCGCCGAAGAGCAGGTCAACAATGACTTCGCACGGCGGATGGCGCTGATCACAGACAGCCTAAACTCCAATGCGATCGACATCACAAATGCGCTCGCGACCGAAGTCAGCGACACCGCCTGGGATGCCTATCTCAAGGGGGATCGCGGTATCTTCACCCGCCGCGCAGTTCGCTTGATCGATAGCGGAGAATCGCGCGAAATTGCGGACCTCTATCAGAGCGACGAGAGCTTCAAGGCGAACGTCAGCCGCTACATCCACGACTTCGAAGCTATGCTGCGCTCGATGCTGTCCACCCGCGATGGCAATGCGCTCAGCGTGACCGTGCTCGGATCGGATATGGGCAAGCTCTATGTCGTGCTCGCGCAATCGATCGAGCGCTTCCGCAAGTAA
- a CDS encoding biotin--[acetyl-CoA-carboxylase] ligase, whose product MIRYIAQTGSTNADLMAALQAHQKLEEGHWLIADRQTAGRGRQGREWHGGAGNIMGSTIVTLQSGEYPGTWLNLPISLAVRETLAEFIPNASDLMLKWPNDVLLGGAKISGILMELFEFQVVVGIGVNLVIAPDLPDRATVSVADVSEEPPSRDSFASRLIHHVAQEIGKWRTLGEPAMRARWLGHAHPKGTQLAVHDEGGAIVEGTFEGLAPTGALLLQMPDGSVRSVQAGDVVLG is encoded by the coding sequence ATGATCAGGTATATCGCGCAGACAGGTTCAACCAACGCCGACCTAATGGCCGCGCTGCAGGCGCACCAGAAACTCGAAGAAGGGCACTGGCTGATCGCCGACCGCCAGACAGCCGGAAGAGGGCGGCAAGGGCGCGAATGGCATGGCGGCGCCGGCAACATCATGGGCTCGACCATCGTCACCCTGCAATCCGGTGAGTATCCCGGCACTTGGCTCAATTTGCCGATCAGCCTCGCGGTACGAGAGACGCTTGCCGAATTCATCCCGAACGCCAGCGACCTGATGCTCAAATGGCCCAACGATGTGCTGCTGGGCGGAGCGAAAATCTCAGGCATTCTAATGGAACTGTTCGAGTTTCAGGTTGTCGTCGGCATCGGTGTGAACCTTGTCATCGCTCCAGACTTGCCTGATCGCGCAACTGTTTCGGTTGCTGATGTGTCAGAGGAACCACCCTCCCGAGATAGTTTCGCCTCGCGTCTGATCCATCACGTCGCCCAGGAAATCGGCAAATGGCGCACCCTTGGCGAGCCTGCCATGCGCGCGCGTTGGCTTGGCCATGCGCATCCCAAGGGAACTCAACTTGCCGTGCATGATGAGGGTGGAGCCATAGTCGAAGGCACGTTCGAAGGCCTGGCACCCACTGGCGCTTTGCTGCTGCAAATGCCAGACGGCTCGGTGCGCTCGGTTCAAGCCGGTGATGTTGTTCTTGGTTAG